A window of Dorea formicigenerans contains these coding sequences:
- a CDS encoding cation diffusion facilitator family transporter yields MHVGKKSQKREKSVMSVSLYGNVVFVVIELVMAIATGSQAVLLDAVYDGVEFFMLLPSVFLIPLLYRPSNEQHPFGYMQLETLFVVVKGITMAAVTFGLIFNNIHLMLHGGHIVSFHTIAGFEMFACILSVIVTIYLRIKNKNLHSPLITMELQGWQIDSVISLGMAFAFLLPLMIPFAWFDRVTPYLDQIITILLSVIMIQTPVRTVITGIRDLMLIPPEEETIEDIKKTVEPIIGIYGHKNLYYDIVRTGRKLWISVYITFDKDIVSLSKFKHLQDKCIKALAQKYPDFYFELLPDIEFTGIEEE; encoded by the coding sequence ATGCATGTAGGAAAAAAATCACAAAAAAGAGAAAAATCTGTAATGTCAGTTTCTTTATATGGTAACGTAGTCTTTGTTGTAATCGAGCTGGTCATGGCAATTGCAACCGGCTCTCAGGCAGTCCTCCTGGACGCAGTCTACGATGGAGTGGAGTTTTTTATGCTGCTTCCGTCCGTGTTCCTGATTCCACTTTTATACCGCCCGTCAAATGAACAGCATCCATTTGGATATATGCAGCTGGAAACACTATTTGTTGTAGTAAAAGGCATCACCATGGCAGCCGTTACATTTGGACTGATTTTCAATAATATCCATCTGATGCTGCACGGCGGACACATTGTATCCTTTCATACAATTGCCGGATTTGAAATGTTCGCCTGTATTTTAAGCGTGATTGTCACAATTTATCTGCGAATTAAGAATAAAAACCTTCATTCTCCACTCATTACAATGGAGTTGCAAGGCTGGCAGATCGACTCCGTCATATCCCTCGGCATGGCATTCGCATTTTTACTGCCACTTATGATACCATTCGCATGGTTCGACCGCGTAACACCATATCTGGATCAAATCATTACGATCCTTCTGTCTGTTATTATGATCCAGACACCAGTACGCACAGTCATCACCGGAATCCGCGATCTCATGCTGATTCCACCAGAGGAAGAAACAATCGAAGACATCAAAAAGACCGTAGAACCAATCATCGGTATCTACGGCCACAAAAATCTATACTACGATATTGTAAGAACCGGAAGAAAACTCTGGATCAGCGTCTACATCACATTCGACAAAGATATCGTATCGCTGTCAAAATTCAAACACCTGCAAGATAAGTGCATCAAAGCACTGGCACAGAAATATCCAGATTTCTACTTCGAATTACTGCCAGATATCGAATTCACCGGAATTGAAGAAGAATAA
- a CDS encoding site-specific integrase, with amino-acid sequence MASIKKRKSTFSVIYWYLDNAGERKQKWDTLETKKEAKQRKAFVEYYQEKYGYVIVPLEEQFARQIDESKKELDSTDEDITLCDFLKIFVNLYGTSKWSPSTFSSKVGTIENYINPLIGDWKLNEITTKKLSAYYNDLLSVPEVPRANRKATGRCVQPANIKKIHDIIRCALNQAIRWEYIDTNKRNPASLATLPKVPKVKRKVWSVDTFREAIQQSDDDLLTICMHLAFSCSMRIGEITGLTWEDVIIDEQSIATNNARVIINKELSRVNAQAMQKLKEKDIIKIFPTQKPHCTTRLVLKTPKTETSNRTVWLPKTVAELLVQYQKDQKELQEFLGDAYNNYNLVIALENGNPVESRIVRDRFQKLCEQNGYEKVVFHSLRHLSTGYKLKMTNGDVKSVQGDTGHAEAEMVTDVYSEIIDEDRRYNAQKMDEQFYSTLNHDSEMQPQNEEVQPENNGLSDSDMELLQLLKSLTPEMKAMLLKQSASK; translated from the coding sequence ATGGCTTCAATCAAAAAAAGAAAATCAACATTTTCCGTTATTTACTGGTATTTAGACAATGCAGGAGAACGTAAACAGAAATGGGATACGTTAGAGACAAAGAAAGAAGCAAAGCAGAGAAAAGCATTTGTTGAGTATTATCAAGAAAAATATGGTTATGTGATTGTTCCCTTAGAGGAACAGTTTGCACGCCAGATTGATGAATCGAAAAAAGAACTTGATAGTACCGATGAAGATATTACGCTTTGTGACTTTTTAAAAATATTTGTCAATCTCTATGGTACGTCAAAATGGTCGCCTAGTACATTTAGTAGCAAGGTCGGTACTATCGAAAATTACATCAATCCACTTATCGGGGATTGGAAGTTAAATGAGATTACCACAAAGAAATTATCTGCCTACTACAACGATTTATTGAGTGTTCCAGAAGTACCCAGAGCTAACAGAAAAGCTACTGGACGTTGCGTACAACCTGCCAATATCAAGAAAATACACGACATTATACGCTGTGCATTAAATCAAGCAATCCGTTGGGAATATATTGATACCAACAAGCGTAACCCTGCTTCATTAGCAACGCTTCCTAAAGTTCCTAAGGTAAAAAGAAAAGTATGGAGTGTAGATACATTCCGTGAAGCAATTCAGCAGTCAGACGACGATTTATTAACCATCTGTATGCATTTGGCGTTTTCCTGCTCAATGCGTATTGGAGAAATTACAGGTCTTACATGGGAAGATGTGATTATTGATGAACAATCCATTGCAACGAATAACGCAAGGGTAATCATCAACAAAGAGCTTTCCAGAGTAAATGCACAAGCTATGCAGAAATTAAAGGAAAAAGATATTATCAAGATTTTTCCGACACAAAAGCCACATTGCACAACAAGGCTTGTATTAAAGACACCAAAGACAGAAACAAGTAATCGTACCGTATGGTTGCCAAAGACAGTTGCAGAATTGCTGGTGCAATATCAAAAAGACCAAAAGGAATTACAGGAATTTCTAGGAGACGCTTATAACAATTACAACCTTGTTATAGCTTTGGAAAATGGAAATCCCGTTGAAAGTAGAATTGTGAGAGACAGATTTCAAAAGTTATGCGAACAAAATGGCTATGAAAAAGTTGTTTTCCACAGTCTGCGTCATTTATCCACAGGATACAAATTGAAAATGACCAACGGCGATGTAAAATCGGTACAAGGCGATACAGGTCATGCAGAAGCAGAAATGGTTACAGACGTTTATTCAGAAATCATAGACGAAGATAGACGTTACAATGCTCAAAAGATGGACGAACAATTTTATTCCACTCTAAACCATGATTCAGAAATGCAACCACAAAATGAGGAAGTTCAGCCAGAAAACAACGGCTTATCAGACAGTGATATGGAGCTTTTACAGCTTTTAAAATCACTTACGCCGGAGATGAAAGCAATGCTTTTGAAACAATCAGCTTCAAAGTAA
- a CDS encoding helix-turn-helix domain-containing protein, translating into MISDTSNTETPKKDKKTYTVEEIAEQLCVSKKVAYALVKSGQFAYVRAGRAIRVSKDSFDKWLNQN; encoded by the coding sequence GTGATAAGTGATACATCAAATACAGAAACTCCCAAAAAGGATAAAAAGACATATACAGTAGAGGAAATTGCAGAACAATTATGTGTGAGTAAAAAAGTGGCTTACGCATTGGTTAAAAGTGGACAGTTCGCTTATGTTCGTGCTGGTAGAGCCATACGGGTATCTAAAGATTCTTTCGATAAATGGTTAAATCAAAATTAA
- a CDS encoding helix-turn-helix domain-containing protein, whose protein sequence is MDGDKISIDKILDFYDPYISKSCIRPLYDEYGNVYIAVDMELKGRIREAIMKMILEFDIKIE, encoded by the coding sequence ATGGACGGTGACAAAATTTCCATTGATAAAATCTTAGATTTCTATGACCCATATATATCAAAAAGCTGTATTCGCCCATTATATGATGAATACGGAAATGTATATATCGCTGTGGATATGGAGTTAAAAGGTCGTATCAGAGAAGCCATTATGAAAATGATATTGGAATTTGACATAAAAATCGAATAG
- a CDS encoding sigma factor-like helix-turn-helix DNA-binding protein, with amino-acid sequence MKPSDFQKTVMCRFDSCLKKTVFGVVKDYYKELKKNQAEAIPFCELPDIIIDKVAIWDTYKTDYTTFNICGHDIYVYDDELAKVIKQLSDRYRENVLMYYFLDMSDTEIAKLQNISRSGVFQNRHYALKQMKKSLEEEN; translated from the coding sequence GTGAAACCATCTGACTTCCAGAAAACTGTAATGTGTCGTTTTGATAGTTGTTTAAAAAAAACTGTTTTCGGAGTTGTAAAAGATTATTACAAAGAGTTGAAAAAGAATCAAGCAGAAGCTATCCCCTTTTGTGAGCTTCCCGACATTATCATAGATAAAGTTGCTATATGGGATACATATAAAACGGATTACACGACTTTCAATATATGTGGACATGACATTTATGTATATGACGATGAGCTGGCAAAAGTCATTAAACAATTATCTGACCGTTACCGTGAAAATGTACTTATGTACTATTTCTTGGATATGAGTGATACGGAAATTGCAAAATTGCAGAATATATCCCGAAGTGGTGTATTTCAAAACCGACACTATGCATTAAAACAAATGAAAAAGTCATTAGAGGAGGAAAATTAG
- a CDS encoding sporulation initiation factor Spo0A C-terminal domain-containing protein: protein MLGIKKRDTKQVFKAIAHQQGVSVSEVKERIQSTIDEMYYSDDPDVQAEFSSYFGKKRPTPEEYVYTMATKIKY from the coding sequence ATGTTGGGTATCAAAAAACGTGATACAAAACAAGTATTTAAAGCGATTGCACATCAACAGGGTGTTTCCGTATCAGAAGTAAAAGAACGTATTCAGTCAACCATTGATGAAATGTATTACAGCGATGACCCAGATGTGCAAGCTGAATTTTCAAGTTATTTTGGAAAGAAACGACCTACACCAGAAGAATACGTTTATACGATGGCAACAAAAATTAAATACTGA
- a CDS encoding DUF6756 family protein, with amino-acid sequence MGYIATEINRAITNNHLKSHLLPLVYVDDLRANIIKQYCTKNTTFIWECFKDYVSYQNSNAWSLICNYVKDNECIMFFNKSDDKNAFLIPNGTELYKILEDSFGFEFYITNQHHSYLLCFNHHDILYGSGEAKKWVSEIE; translated from the coding sequence ATGGGATATATTGCAACTGAAATAAACAGAGCTATTACAAATAATCATTTAAAATCACACCTATTGCCGTTGGTGTATGTTGATGATTTACGGGCAAATATTATTAAGCAATATTGTACTAAGAATACTACATTCATATGGGAATGTTTTAAGGATTATGTAAGTTATCAAAATTCAAATGCATGGTCACTGATATGTAACTATGTGAAAGATAATGAGTGTATTATGTTTTTCAATAAATCCGATGATAAAAATGCATTTTTAATTCCAAACGGAACGGAATTGTACAAAATACTTGAAGATTCTTTTGGCTTTGAATTTTATATTACAAACCAACATCACTCATATTTACTTTGTTTTAATCATCACGATATACTCTATGGTTCTGGCGAAGCAAAGAAATGGGTATCAGAAATTGAATGA
- a CDS encoding conjugal transfer protein: MFKKKEKIEKAPKNKKVRTMKVGTHKKSVLLLWAVLLASTSFGVYKNFTAIDTHTVHEKEIIQLRLNDTNGIENFVKNFAKAYYSWDTSKEAIEARTTEISKYLTKELQDLNADTIRTDIPTSATVTNVLVWNVEQSGTDDFTVAYEVDQQVKEGEQIQAVTENYTVTVHVDKDGAMVITQNPTLAPAMQKSKYEPKAQEADVSVSSDSVKDATAFLETFFKLYPTATEKELAYYVKDGVLAPVSGDYVFSELVNPVFTKDCDNLKVSVSVKYLDNKSKMTQISQYDLVLHKDDNWKIVG; this comes from the coding sequence ATGTTTAAGAAGAAAGAAAAAATAGAGAAAGCACCTAAGAATAAGAAAGTGCGTACCATGAAAGTCGGGACACATAAGAAATCTGTCCTGCTGTTGTGGGCGGTGCTTCTGGCAAGCACCAGTTTTGGTGTGTATAAGAACTTTACCGCCATTGACACCCACACGGTACATGAAAAAGAAATCATTCAGCTAAGATTGAACGATACCAACGGTATTGAGAATTTCGTTAAGAACTTTGCGAAAGCCTATTACTCATGGGATACCAGCAAGGAAGCCATTGAAGCAAGGACAACAGAAATCAGTAAATACCTTACCAAAGAATTACAGGACTTGAACGCCGATACCATCAGAACGGACATACCAACCAGTGCTACTGTTACAAATGTGCTGGTCTGGAATGTGGAACAGTCTGGAACGGACGATTTTACCGTTGCCTACGAAGTAGATCAGCAGGTAAAAGAGGGAGAACAGATACAGGCAGTTACAGAAAATTACACTGTAACCGTTCATGTGGATAAGGACGGTGCAATGGTCATTACCCAGAATCCTACCCTTGCTCCGGCAATGCAGAAATCAAAGTATGAACCGAAAGCACAGGAAGCCGATGTCAGTGTCAGCTCCGATTCAGTCAAAGACGCTACCGCTTTCTTGGAAACATTCTTTAAGCTGTACCCGACAGCTACGGAAAAGGAACTTGCCTACTATGTCAAAGACGGTGTGCTTGCTCCTGTATCCGGCGACTATGTATTTTCAGAACTGGTAAATCCTGTCTTTACCAAAGACTGCGACAACCTCAAAGTCAGCGTGTCCGTAAAGTATCTGGATAACAAGTCGAAAATGACACAAATCTCACAGTATGACCTTGTGCTTCATAAGGACGATAACTGGAAGATTGTAGGATAA
- a CDS encoding lysozyme family protein produces the protein MRLKRILIIGTIFPVLFSIVLFFGILISGEDDDSSNSYSPVYSGMNLSADVLKHQPMVEKYARENGISEYVNVLLAIIQVESGGTATDVMQSSESLGLPPNSLSTEESIKQGCKYFASLLSSCKAKGMNDINVVIQSYNYGGGYADYVAKNGKKHSFNLAENFAKNKSGGTKVTYTNPIAVSKNGGWRYNYGNMFYVELVNQYLNIKQFSNETVQAVINEALKYQGWKYVYGGSNPNTSFDCSGLTQWCYGKAGISLPRTAQAQYDATQHIPLSQAQAGDLVFFHSTYNTSDYVTHVGIYVGNNQMYHAGNPIGYTDLTSAYWQQHIICAGRIKQ, from the coding sequence ATGAGATTAAAACGTATCCTTATCATAGGTACGATATTTCCAGTCCTTTTCTCCATCGTCCTCTTTTTCGGGATACTGATTTCCGGCGAAGATGACGACAGTTCAAACAGCTATTCGCCTGTCTATTCTGGAATGAACCTGTCAGCCGATGTCCTCAAACATCAGCCGATGGTAGAAAAATACGCCAGAGAAAACGGTATCTCGGAGTATGTGAACGTCCTGCTTGCCATCATACAGGTGGAAAGTGGCGGTACGGCTACCGATGTCATGCAGTCCAGCGAAAGTCTTGGACTACCGCCAAACTCATTAAGTACAGAAGAATCCATTAAGCAGGGGTGTAAATATTTTGCGTCCCTGCTTTCTTCCTGTAAAGCCAAAGGCATGAATGACATTAACGTGGTCATACAGTCTTATAACTATGGTGGTGGCTATGCAGACTATGTGGCGAAGAACGGGAAAAAGCACAGCTTCAATCTTGCAGAGAATTTCGCAAAGAATAAATCCGGCGGTACAAAAGTGACCTATACGAACCCGATAGCGGTCAGTAAAAATGGTGGCTGGCGTTATAACTACGGAAATATGTTTTATGTGGAGCTGGTCAACCAATATTTGAACATAAAACAGTTCAGTAATGAAACGGTACAGGCGGTTATAAATGAAGCGTTGAAATATCAAGGCTGGAAGTATGTCTACGGTGGCAGTAACCCGAACACCTCTTTTGACTGTTCTGGTCTTACCCAGTGGTGCTACGGAAAAGCCGGAATCAGTCTGCCACGAACCGCACAGGCACAGTATGACGCAACCCAGCATATCCCATTGTCACAGGCACAGGCTGGCGATTTGGTCTTTTTCCATTCCACCTACAATACCAGTGACTATGTTACCCATGTAGGAATCTATGTAGGGAACAATCAGATGTATCATGCCGGAAATCCAATCGGCTATACCGATTTGACCTCTGCCTACTGGCAACAGCACATCATTTGTGCCGGAAGAATCAAACAATAG
- a CDS encoding CD3337/EF1877 family mobilome membrane protein: MMKSITKEKVFHVLKLVLLSVTVTLVLLSLLGTVAHASGLVDDTVNADNLYSKYPLSNYQLDFYVDNSWSWLPWNWLDGIGKSVQYGLYCITNFVWTISLYLSNATGYVVQQAYKLDFINDMADSIGKSIQTLAGVTEHGFSSSGFYVGFLLIIILIVGVYTAYTGLLKRETSKALHAVINFVVVFIVSASFIAYAPNYIQKINDFSSDISTASLDLGTKIMLPDSQSKGKDSVDLIRDSLFSIQVEKPWLLLQFGNSDTEEIGADRVEALVSASPSDEDGETRENVVKTEIEDNDNDNLTIPQVVNRLGMVFFLLIFNLGITIFIFLLTGMMLFSQILFIIYAMFLPVSFLLSMIPTYENMAKQAVVRVFNAIMTRAGITLIVTVAFSISSMFYNISTDYPFFMVAFLQIICFAGIYMKLGELMSMFSLNANDSQQIGRRIFRRPMVFMRHRARRMERRIARAVGTGSMVGAGAGAVAGSAYNHSRSTHKNTPARPQRNNDVSMGSRVGSAVGAVMDTKNKVRDSASSLKENVKDLPTQAGYAVHSAKQKAKDNVSDFKRGVVEERENRQEQRTQKRNQHRENISQKKQELQKAQEARQTVHANGSATAGATRSHERPVATLVPKPAQTDTVTKPDMKRPVTSSVIKNAEVKAGKENVRTNIRQEQQVKSVARTNQSNVAESISNHKKSTVQKTQVNGKSARKTVTKHSEKGRKK; encoded by the coding sequence ATGATGAAATCTATCACAAAAGAAAAGGTATTCCATGTACTGAAACTGGTTCTGCTTTCCGTGACCGTCACACTGGTACTGCTGTCCCTGCTTGGGACGGTAGCTCATGCGTCTGGACTGGTCGATGATACGGTCAATGCAGACAACCTCTATTCAAAGTATCCGCTTTCCAACTATCAGCTTGATTTCTATGTGGACAATAGCTGGTCATGGCTTCCGTGGAACTGGCTAGACGGCATTGGGAAATCAGTGCAGTACGGACTTTACTGTATCACAAATTTTGTCTGGACAATCAGCCTGTATCTTAGCAATGCCACTGGGTATGTGGTGCAACAGGCGTATAAGCTGGACTTCATCAATGATATGGCAGACAGTATCGGGAAAAGTATCCAGACACTTGCCGGAGTGACCGAACATGGATTTTCCAGCAGTGGATTCTATGTGGGATTCCTGCTCATTATCATTCTGATTGTAGGTGTTTACACCGCCTATACAGGGCTTCTCAAACGGGAAACAAGCAAGGCACTTCACGCTGTTATCAACTTTGTGGTGGTGTTCATTGTGTCTGCGTCCTTTATTGCTTATGCTCCCAACTATATCCAGAAAATCAATGATTTCAGTTCGGACATCAGCACCGCTTCTCTGGACTTGGGGACAAAAATCATGCTCCCCGATTCACAAAGCAAAGGGAAAGACAGCGTAGACCTTATCCGTGACAGCCTGTTTTCGATACAGGTAGAAAAACCGTGGCTGTTATTGCAGTTCGGGAACAGTGATACCGAAGAAATCGGGGCTGACCGTGTGGAAGCTCTGGTATCTGCCAGTCCGTCAGACGAAGATGGAGAAACAAGGGAAAATGTTGTCAAAACAGAGATTGAAGATAACGACAATGACAACCTTACCATTCCACAGGTCGTCAACCGTCTGGGTATGGTGTTCTTCCTGCTCATTTTCAATCTCGGTATCACAATCTTTATCTTTCTGCTTACCGGCATGATGTTATTTTCCCAGATACTTTTTATCATATATGCCATGTTTTTGCCTGTCAGCTTTTTACTGTCCATGATACCGACCTATGAGAACATGGCGAAACAGGCAGTTGTCCGTGTATTCAACGCCATTATGACAAGAGCTGGAATCACGCTGATTGTGACCGTGGCATTTTCGATTTCCAGTATGTTCTACAACATCTCCACGGACTATCCGTTCTTTATGGTGGCGTTTTTGCAGATAATCTGCTTTGCCGGAATCTATATGAAGCTCGGAGAACTAATGAGTATGTTCAGCCTTAATGCGAATGACAGCCAGCAGATAGGTCGTCGGATATTCCGTAGACCGATGGTGTTCATGCGACACAGGGCAAGACGTATGGAACGCCGAATTGCAAGGGCTGTGGGTACAGGAAGTATGGTCGGAGCTGGTGCTGGTGCAGTCGCTGGTTCTGCTTATAATCACTCTCGTTCTACACATAAAAATACGCCAGCCAGACCACAAAGGAATAATGATGTTTCGATGGGAAGCCGTGTCGGTTCTGCGGTAGGTGCTGTGATGGATACGAAAAATAAAGTCCGTGACAGTGCTTCCTCACTGAAAGAAAATGTGAAAGACCTGCCGACACAGGCTGGTTATGCTGTCCACTCTGCAAAACAGAAAGCAAAGGATAACGTATCTGACTTTAAGCGTGGCGTTGTGGAAGAACGGGAAAACCGACAGGAACAGCGTACACAGAAACGCAATCAGCACAGGGAAAATATCTCACAGAAAAAGCAGGAATTACAGAAAGCACAGGAAGCAAGACAGACAGTTCATGCGAATGGATCAGCGACAGCCGGAGCTACCAGAAGCCATGAACGCCCTGTTGCCACACTTGTTCCAAAACCTGCACAGACCGATACAGTTACTAAGCCGGATATGAAACGTCCTGTTACTTCTTCTGTGATAAAAAATGCAGAAGTCAAGGCTGGAAAAGAAAATGTCCGAACCAATATCAGACAGGAACAACAGGTCAAATCTGTTGCCAGAACGAATCAGTCAAACGTAGCGGAATCCATCAGTAATCATAAGAAATCTACGGTACAGAAAACACAGGTCAATGGGAAATCTGCCCGTAAAACTGTTACGAAACATTCAGAGAAAGGACGGAAGAAATGA